The following coding sequences are from one Chitinimonas sp. BJYL2 window:
- a CDS encoding carbohydrate ABC transporter permease, whose product MRLSHPLLPYLFLIPACAILGLFVLYPAGKAIWLSFTDFNLITSSHFVGWDNYVRLWADPFFWGALRNTLLYLLVAVPMLVILPIFLALLVNKALPGIRLFRALIYLPVVTSLVISGLVWKWVYEERGILNHFLLATGLTDNPVAFLTDPANALFSVMAVTIWAGMGYYMVIYLAGLQAIPRHLYEAAEVEGVSRWQQTLHITLPMLKPSVAVVTVMSSIAAMKVFEEVYVMTRGGPLDSSKTLVFYLYESAFVEFEMGYAAAIGVVLFAVTLILSLVNLRLLKQEG is encoded by the coding sequence ATGCGCCTGAGTCATCCGCTGCTGCCCTATCTGTTCCTGATACCGGCCTGTGCCATTTTGGGCCTGTTCGTGCTGTATCCGGCCGGCAAAGCCATCTGGCTCAGCTTTACCGATTTCAACCTGATCACGTCATCGCACTTTGTCGGCTGGGACAACTATGTGCGCCTGTGGGCCGACCCGTTTTTCTGGGGCGCCTTGCGCAATACCTTGCTCTATCTGCTGGTGGCGGTGCCGATGCTGGTGATCCTGCCGATCTTTCTCGCCCTGCTGGTCAACAAGGCCCTGCCCGGCATTCGCCTGTTCCGTGCTCTGATCTACCTGCCGGTCGTCACCTCGCTGGTGATCAGCGGTCTGGTGTGGAAGTGGGTCTACGAGGAGCGTGGCATCCTCAATCACTTTCTGCTCGCCACTGGCCTCACCGATAACCCCGTGGCCTTCCTCACCGATCCGGCCAATGCCTTGTTCAGCGTGATGGCGGTGACCATCTGGGCCGGCATGGGTTACTACATGGTGATTTACCTCGCCGGCCTGCAGGCAATTCCGCGCCATCTTTACGAGGCGGCCGAGGTGGAAGGGGTGAGCCGCTGGCAGCAAACCCTGCATATCACCCTGCCCATGCTCAAGCCCTCGGTGGCCGTGGTCACGGTCATGTCCTCGATCGCCGCCATGAAGGTCTTCGAGGAAGTGTATGTGATGACGCGCGGCGGCCCGCTGGACAGCAGCAAGACGCTGGTGTTCTACCTCTATGAGTCCGCCTTTGTGGAGTTCGAGATGGGCTATGCCGCCGCGATCGGCGTGGTGCTGTTCGCGGTGACCCTGATCCTCTCGCTGGTGAACCTGCGCCTGTTGAAGCAGGAAGGCTGA
- a CDS encoding ROK family protein, whose amino-acid sequence MNRVCLAADLGGTKIRTALIDDTGRELLGDTTPTQASAGGARVLDNLVAALTDLHARAGAPELAGIGISSAGVIDRHTGVVLDATNAIPGWAGTRIGDTLHHRFGLPVTVENDVHAALRGELWRGAAAGCEQVAMLTLGTGLGGALAIGGDIVTGSSHLAGHFGRQQIWSRHGGWMTLESLLSGTGLQRLHHLHGGQGESGEAVIAAVQAGEGAAMQALEEWLDLLAAQITNLHWTYNPARIVLGGGLIRVDWVWWPGLSLRLKADGIPVNVVPAKLGNDAGVIGAACRLWAHLESPSCA is encoded by the coding sequence ATGAATCGGGTCTGTCTGGCCGCCGATCTGGGTGGCACCAAGATACGCACGGCGCTGATCGACGACACGGGCCGCGAACTGCTGGGCGATACGACGCCCACCCAGGCCAGTGCCGGCGGCGCCCGGGTACTGGATAACCTGGTGGCCGCGCTGACGGACCTGCATGCCCGTGCCGGTGCGCCTGAGCTGGCGGGGATCGGGATTTCTTCGGCCGGCGTGATCGACCGCCACACGGGCGTGGTGCTGGATGCGACCAATGCGATTCCCGGCTGGGCCGGTACGCGTATCGGCGACACGCTCCACCATCGCTTTGGCTTGCCGGTGACGGTGGAAAACGATGTCCATGCGGCCTTGCGGGGCGAGTTGTGGCGTGGCGCGGCGGCGGGTTGCGAGCAGGTCGCCATGCTGACGCTGGGCACCGGGCTGGGTGGTGCCTTGGCGATCGGGGGCGATATCGTCACCGGCAGCAGCCATCTGGCCGGCCACTTCGGGCGCCAGCAGATCTGGTCGCGCCACGGTGGCTGGATGACACTCGAATCCCTGCTCTCCGGCACCGGCCTGCAGCGTCTGCACCATTTGCATGGCGGGCAGGGTGAATCGGGTGAGGCCGTGATTGCCGCCGTGCAGGCTGGCGAGGGCGCGGCCATGCAGGCACTGGAAGAATGGCTGGATCTGCTCGCCGCCCAGATCACCAATCTGCACTGGACCTACAACCCCGCCCGCATCGTGCTGGGCGGCGGCTTGATCCGGGTGGACTGGGTCTGGTGGCCCGGGCTGAGCCTGCGTCTCAAGGCCGATGGCATCCCGGTGAACGTCGTGCCTGCCAAGCTGGGCAACGATGCGGGCGTGATCGGTGCGGCCTGCCGGCTGTGGGCACATCTGGAGTCCCCGTCATGCGCCTGA
- a CDS encoding sugar ABC transporter substrate-binding protein has product MKMIPARLTILRCALALAMALPGVQAMAARQISFWTMQLSPTHDDYVHGLIARFEAAHPGVKVKWVDVPWSEMERKTLTAIAARRAPDVVNLNPQFAAKLAEFGVLADPKRYLRADEIAAYLPSGWQANQLGGRQFGVPWYLTTNITLYNREVLAQAGVAPPRTQDELLAAARRIRSSTGGYAYFPALDGSTPLEVMAASSPLTTPDGCRAGFLNARGGAVFDYYRTLYRDGLVPKSVLTEGHREAVALFMSGQVAMISTGIQFLDHIRNANPGLYPKIGVGPQIGSGLSRPNIAAMNLVVPSASREPALAFRFAQFVTNAENQNALVARVPILPSTVASYQSPAFTKSSGDALLDAAKRASVAQVFAGTVLVPPMRHYSKLQTSYLRNLQAYMLGSKSRDAAFSEIDRSWAQALGCK; this is encoded by the coding sequence ATGAAGATGATCCCGGCACGGCTGACTATCCTGCGTTGCGCCCTGGCACTGGCGATGGCCTTGCCGGGGGTGCAGGCCATGGCGGCGCGCCAGATCAGTTTCTGGACGATGCAGCTCTCGCCGACACACGACGATTATGTGCACGGGCTGATTGCCCGCTTTGAGGCGGCGCACCCAGGAGTGAAGGTCAAGTGGGTCGATGTGCCCTGGTCGGAGATGGAGCGCAAGACGCTCACGGCCATTGCCGCGCGGCGCGCCCCGGATGTGGTCAACCTCAATCCGCAGTTCGCCGCCAAGCTGGCAGAGTTCGGTGTCTTGGCCGACCCCAAGCGGTATCTGCGCGCCGACGAGATTGCGGCCTACCTGCCTTCAGGTTGGCAGGCCAACCAGCTGGGTGGGCGGCAGTTCGGCGTGCCCTGGTATCTCACCACCAATATCACGCTCTACAACCGCGAAGTGCTCGCTCAGGCCGGGGTAGCGCCACCGCGCACCCAGGATGAACTGCTGGCGGCCGCCCGGCGCATACGCAGCTCAACAGGTGGCTACGCTTACTTTCCCGCGCTCGATGGCAGCACACCGCTGGAAGTCATGGCCGCCAGCAGCCCGCTGACCACGCCGGACGGGTGCCGTGCCGGCTTCCTGAATGCACGGGGTGGCGCTGTATTCGATTACTACCGGACCCTGTACCGCGATGGCCTGGTGCCCAAGAGCGTGCTGACCGAAGGACACCGCGAGGCCGTCGCGCTGTTCATGAGTGGTCAGGTGGCGATGATTTCCACGGGTATCCAGTTTCTGGACCATATCCGCAATGCCAATCCGGGCTTGTACCCCAAGATCGGCGTTGGTCCGCAGATCGGCTCGGGCCTGAGCCGGCCAAATATCGCGGCGATGAATCTGGTGGTGCCCAGCGCCTCACGGGAGCCTGCACTGGCTTTCCGTTTTGCCCAGTTCGTCACCAATGCCGAGAACCAGAATGCGCTGGTGGCGCGCGTGCCCATCCTGCCGTCCACGGTGGCCAGCTACCAGTCCCCGGCCTTTACCAAGTCCAGCGGCGATGCCCTGCTGGATGCGGCCAAGCGGGCCTCGGTGGCGCAGGTTTTTGCCGGTACGGTGCTGGTGCCGCCCATGCGCCACTACAGCAAGTTGCAAACCAGCTATCTGCGCAATCTGCAGGCCTACATGCTGGGCAGCAAATCCCGCGACGCCGCGTTTTCTGAAATCGACCGTAGCTGGGCGCAAGCCTTGGGGTGCAAGTGA
- a CDS encoding GntR family transcriptional regulator, whose product MSIRAQRRSELRQALLALLQRQTAGSRLPSERELSERFGVARETLRRMLDELEEEGVVQRKHGAGTFLAGQTQAKPFQLISFSEDMRERGLSPSSKLLGTQLIAAGAKLAQTLKLSPGAQLHEIRRLRLANDQPMALETVYLVRDRLPGFDPGVIASGSLYSHLEKDCGVMLVSARQQMQATVLSEDEARLLDVAPFSPSLLIERVVTTGNGDIVEYGKSLYRADRYCFEIEVLRPGLHAEPRADEEDVA is encoded by the coding sequence GTGTCCATCCGAGCACAACGACGCAGTGAATTGCGGCAGGCCTTGTTGGCGCTGCTACAACGGCAAACTGCCGGCAGCCGCCTGCCCTCCGAGCGCGAACTCAGCGAGCGATTCGGCGTGGCGCGCGAGACCCTGCGACGCATGCTCGACGAGCTGGAAGAAGAGGGTGTGGTGCAGCGCAAGCACGGCGCCGGCACCTTCCTGGCCGGGCAGACGCAAGCCAAACCCTTCCAGCTGATTTCGTTCTCGGAAGACATGCGCGAGCGCGGCTTGTCACCATCGAGCAAGCTGCTCGGCACCCAGTTGATTGCCGCCGGCGCCAAGCTGGCGCAGACACTCAAGCTCAGCCCCGGCGCCCAGCTGCATGAAATCCGCCGCCTACGCCTGGCCAACGACCAGCCCATGGCGCTGGAAACTGTGTATCTGGTGCGTGACCGTCTGCCGGGCTTCGACCCCGGCGTGATTGCCAGCGGTTCGCTCTACAGCCATCTGGAAAAAGACTGCGGCGTGATGCTGGTGTCTGCGCGCCAGCAGATGCAGGCCACCGTGCTCAGCGAAGACGAGGCCCGCCTGCTGGATGTGGCGCCATTCAGCCCGTCCTTGCTGATCGAGCGCGTGGTCACCACCGGGAACGGCGATATCGTCGAATACGGCAAGAGCCTGTATCGCGCTGATCGTTACTGTTTTGAAATCGAAGTACTGCGCCCCGGCCTGCACGCCGAACCCCGCGCGGATGAAGAGGATGTGGCCTGA
- a CDS encoding N-acetylmannosamine-6-phosphate 2-epimerase: MRDWQLNELDHHLRGRLVVSCQPVDDGPMDADEVVVRLAQAAVAGGAGALRIEGANRVRLVRQAVEVPVIGIIKRDLAESPVRITPLIEDVQALLQAGADIIAVDATQRVRPVPVAELLGTIRTGRGLAMADCSNQDDALAAVALGFDVIGTTLSGYTGGAVPDQPDIALIRTLASHAPRIMAEGRFNTPEQARDAIAAGAWAVTVGTAITRTEHVTGWFSRALGDPTRTTP, translated from the coding sequence ATGCGGGATTGGCAGCTGAACGAACTGGATCATCATCTCCGTGGCCGACTGGTCGTGTCTTGCCAGCCCGTTGATGACGGCCCGATGGATGCAGACGAAGTGGTGGTGCGGCTGGCGCAGGCCGCCGTGGCGGGCGGTGCCGGCGCCTTGCGGATCGAGGGCGCCAATCGGGTACGGCTGGTCCGTCAGGCGGTGGAGGTGCCCGTCATCGGCATCATCAAGCGCGATCTGGCCGAATCCCCCGTGCGCATCACCCCACTGATCGAGGACGTGCAAGCCCTGCTGCAGGCCGGCGCAGACATTATTGCCGTGGACGCCACCCAGCGCGTCCGCCCCGTGCCGGTGGCCGAACTGCTCGGCACCATCCGGACGGGCCGCGGTCTGGCCATGGCTGACTGTTCCAACCAAGACGACGCGCTGGCCGCTGTGGCACTGGGCTTTGATGTGATCGGCACTACCCTGTCGGGTTATACCGGCGGCGCCGTACCCGACCAGCCCGATATCGCCCTGATCCGCACCTTGGCCTCCCACGCGCCCCGCATCATGGCGGAAGGGCGCTTTAACACCCCTGAACAAGCGCGCGATGCCATTGCTGCTGGCGCCTGGGCCGTCACCGTAGGCACGGCCATTACCCGCACCGAACACGTCACCGGCTGGTTCAGCCGCGCCTTGGGCGACCCCACTCGCACCACGCCTTAA
- a CDS encoding TonB-dependent receptor, which yields MFRPNRLSIAVSLALLGGSIAAQAAADDTTAAETVQITGIRASLQQSITAKKNAASNVEIVTAEDVGKMPDKNIADALSRLSGVNVQYGGALAMDEAERIAIRGTSPNLNLTTVNGHALSSGDWHVGDQAGSGRSVGFGLMPSQLIARAVVNKTGMAELVEGGIAGNVDLVFRKPLDFKKPLTGDLSVGLVYAELANKTDPQVHGLVNWKNDSNTFGVLLQAFKEDRHLRRDGQETFSFTTVSKAVADRSGNPALEGKRLPGSLNSALFEGVRERSGGYLGLQFKPSSSLDINASIFSATLDAENYNSSAYALPGNIINNGGKITNYTVEGDVITKATLVRDTTRNPVTQPVQTLQFDHNNRAGAQSKSAFYDLDVKYKATDSLTLSAKAGYTEGSGVTQNQPSLFWGLYNTNMSYQINTTRPTDYSLFYDNGTQANLSTPAELKLMNIMAAAVESTDEESYLHLDGAYELNLGWLTKAKFGVRSAEHTREYKVWGGRFNALDPVAPTCPPGGLACFITSTPTPATGYPGNYADGLNAAFPRDLFRYHPDQIKDFSYTNANWDRNLNRILTSGYKVEEKNQAAYAQVDYEFGDITGNLGLRYVKTDLASLSYQALPAATCGALKPCNVPGAIVGSRYATYLPQLVESSHTAYLPSLNTRWDMGKGVISRLGLTRTLGRANYSELAGAVSLNDVLLTGSSGNPNLKPITSNNVDLSLAWYTGPRQYVQGAVFMQKMKDYVKPGTSDVEYYNLTFNRYDTYKVSSRIGVRAKIRGLEIGGETPIGNGFGLIANATYAKGEDAQGARMLGVSDWTYNLRGYYEDGKFNASLAYNYRTDYAIGLLGDGSNVQPGISKVNGAHFYKGAASLSASVGYKINDTFSVQLDANNLTDEVRHTYFIDQNAPGYWHQNGRQYFLSFKAKY from the coding sequence ATGTTCAGACCCAATCGCCTCTCAATCGCCGTTTCCCTTGCGCTGCTCGGCGGCAGCATCGCCGCCCAGGCTGCGGCTGACGACACCACGGCGGCCGAGACCGTCCAGATCACGGGTATCCGCGCCTCGCTGCAGCAGTCGATCACGGCCAAGAAAAATGCCGCCAGCAACGTGGAAATCGTCACGGCGGAAGACGTGGGCAAAATGCCTGACAAGAATATTGCCGACGCGCTGTCCCGTCTTTCCGGCGTGAACGTGCAATACGGCGGCGCGCTCGCCATGGACGAGGCTGAGCGCATCGCGATTCGCGGCACCAGCCCCAACCTGAACCTGACCACCGTGAACGGCCACGCCCTAAGCTCGGGCGACTGGCACGTGGGCGACCAGGCGGGTAGCGGCCGTAGCGTCGGCTTTGGCCTGATGCCCTCGCAGCTGATTGCGCGCGCCGTAGTCAACAAGACCGGGATGGCGGAACTGGTTGAAGGCGGCATTGCCGGTAACGTCGATCTGGTCTTCCGCAAGCCGCTGGATTTCAAGAAGCCCCTGACCGGCGACCTCTCGGTGGGTCTGGTTTATGCCGAACTGGCCAACAAGACTGACCCGCAGGTGCACGGGCTGGTTAACTGGAAGAACGACAGCAACACCTTCGGCGTGCTGCTGCAGGCCTTCAAGGAAGACCGCCACCTGCGTCGCGACGGGCAGGAAACCTTCAGTTTCACCACCGTCAGCAAGGCCGTGGCTGATCGCTCGGGCAACCCGGCGCTCGAAGGCAAGCGCCTGCCGGGCAGCCTGAATTCGGCGCTGTTCGAAGGGGTGCGGGAACGCAGTGGCGGCTATCTTGGCCTGCAGTTCAAGCCCAGCAGCAGCCTCGATATCAACGCCAGCATTTTCAGCGCCACGCTGGATGCCGAGAACTACAACAGCTCGGCCTACGCGCTGCCTGGCAATATCATCAATAACGGCGGCAAGATCACCAATTACACCGTCGAAGGCGACGTGATCACCAAGGCGACGCTGGTTCGCGACACCACACGCAACCCGGTCACCCAGCCCGTCCAGACCCTGCAGTTCGACCATAACAACCGTGCCGGCGCCCAATCGAAGAGCGCATTTTACGATCTGGACGTTAAGTACAAGGCCACCGACAGCCTGACCCTCTCGGCCAAAGCTGGTTATACCGAGGGCTCCGGTGTCACGCAGAATCAGCCCAGCCTGTTCTGGGGTCTGTACAACACCAATATGTCGTACCAGATCAACACGACGCGCCCCACCGACTACAGCCTCTTCTACGACAACGGCACCCAGGCCAATCTGTCGACGCCAGCCGAGCTCAAGCTCATGAACATCATGGCGGCCGCTGTCGAGTCTACGGACGAGGAGTCCTACCTGCACCTGGACGGCGCCTACGAACTGAATCTGGGCTGGCTTACCAAGGCAAAGTTCGGCGTGCGCTCAGCCGAACACACCCGTGAATACAAGGTCTGGGGTGGTCGCTTCAATGCACTCGACCCGGTCGCGCCGACATGCCCACCGGGCGGGCTGGCTTGTTTCATCACTAGCACGCCGACGCCGGCCACCGGCTACCCCGGCAACTATGCCGATGGCCTGAATGCCGCCTTCCCGCGTGATCTGTTCCGTTACCACCCCGACCAGATCAAGGACTTTTCCTACACCAACGCAAACTGGGACCGTAATCTGAACCGCATCCTGACCTCGGGTTACAAAGTCGAAGAAAAGAACCAGGCAGCCTACGCGCAGGTGGATTACGAGTTCGGCGATATCACCGGTAATCTGGGTCTGCGTTATGTGAAAACCGATCTGGCCTCCCTGTCGTATCAAGCGTTGCCCGCCGCAACCTGCGGTGCACTCAAGCCTTGTAACGTGCCGGGCGCCATTGTCGGTTCGCGCTACGCCACCTACCTGCCGCAACTGGTCGAGTCTTCCCATACCGCCTACCTGCCCAGCCTCAATACGCGTTGGGACATGGGCAAGGGTGTGATTTCCCGCCTGGGCCTGACCCGCACCCTGGGTCGCGCCAACTACAGCGAGCTGGCCGGCGCCGTCTCTCTGAACGACGTGCTGCTCACCGGCTCCAGCGGCAACCCTAATCTCAAGCCGATCACCTCGAACAATGTCGATCTCTCACTGGCCTGGTACACCGGCCCGCGTCAGTACGTACAGGGCGCGGTGTTCATGCAGAAGATGAAGGATTACGTGAAGCCCGGCACCTCGGATGTCGAGTATTACAACCTGACCTTCAATCGCTACGACACCTACAAGGTCAGCTCGCGCATCGGCGTCAGAGCCAAGATCCGGGGGCTGGAAATCGGTGGCGAAACACCCATCGGCAACGGTTTTGGCCTGATCGCCAACGCCACCTACGCCAAGGGTGAAGATGCCCAAGGGGCGCGCATGCTGGGCGTCTCCGACTGGACCTACAACCTGCGTGGCTACTACGAGGACGGCAAGTTCAACGCCAGCCTGGCCTACAACTACCGCACGGATTACGCCATCGGCCTGCTGGGCGATGGCTCGAACGTCCAACCCGGCATCAGCAAGGTCAACGGTGCGCACTTCTACAAGGGTGCCGCCAGCCTCTCCGCCTCGGTCGGTTACAAGATCAACGACACCTTCAGCGTGCAGCTGGATGCCAACAATCTGACCGATGAAGTCCGCCACACCTACTTCATCGACCAGAATGCGCCAGGTTACTGGCACCAGAACGGCCGCCAGTACTTCCTCTCGTTCAAGGCCAAGTATTGA
- a CDS encoding TonB-dependent receptor gives MFTRKPLVSAIALALVSGAAPLYAATDATANETVVITGIRASQQQSIAAKKNAMTNVEVVTAEDVGKMPDKNIADSLSRLAGVNIAYGAAFAFDEAERVQIRGTPTKLNLVTINGHSLSSGDWYLGDQSTGTRSVGFGLLPSQLIGQSIVYKNGQADITEGGIAGTINVVTRKPLDFKAPLTAEAALGGVYSTKADKVDGQLSVLANWKNASNTFGVLVQGFKEDRHLRRDGLENFGSVTLLNQDAANPTKCFTSGGQQYCGNADLKGKRVPQGLFTSLFQGERTRTGGFISAQFRPNAQWDLALSGFHSELEASNTINNSIMWMNQLNLGGLLTNTKVNGDVVTSATLIPNPVRVVDLSVPANLAAQGSNNWAADSRHQNRLGAGSTAAFYDFDVKFRQSDKLSWTAKIGHTEGTGETQASPGVIFRAYNKPISYDVSGTDGFSWTVQNLDQTKLNTADWKLQTDIQGVFRTLDKETYAYLDGKYDLDRGIFTKLSFGGRASKHFNERVQTNGAWNFKTTGTGGASLAELQTQFPSSSLPFAGAGSFPADFLDGVGGNFPRDAALLDMEAVRQFGLANINYDPVLNRVWTGGAEVREKNTALYLMSDFEHGDLSGNMGVRWVNTDLDVTQFTALAANRVCPALAVSCPTINPNVAPVKNPISSSRMGGYMPVYSSTDHNALLPSLNLRWAPDGKLVVRGSLSRTMARPEYSELGRGTSFNLTATPKFATTGNPYLQPIMANNADASVAYYFGTRAYVQAGIFGQKLQNYVKAGTAYGKLINPDTQLEEDFELRSFRGVRAKVRGVELSGETPIGKGFGIIANATYVDGEDQDKAPLLNASKLTYNLRGYFENDTISASLAWNHRSEYATGFFGNGTVTGPSTTAARNGMLLAEAQGSLSLSASYKFTDNFRVTLDANNLTDPQRKYYILDEAMPWGYFKNGRQYYLTARLKY, from the coding sequence ATGTTCACCCGCAAGCCGCTTGTTTCAGCTATTGCCCTCGCCCTAGTCAGCGGCGCGGCGCCGCTGTATGCCGCCACCGACGCCACCGCCAACGAAACAGTCGTGATTACCGGTATCCGTGCCTCGCAGCAGCAGTCCATCGCCGCCAAGAAGAACGCCATGACCAACGTGGAAGTGGTTACGGCTGAAGACGTGGGCAAGATGCCCGACAAGAACATTGCCGACTCCCTGTCTCGCCTGGCCGGTGTGAACATCGCCTACGGCGCTGCCTTTGCGTTTGACGAAGCCGAGCGCGTGCAGATTCGCGGTACGCCCACCAAGCTCAACCTCGTCACCATCAATGGTCACTCGCTGAGTTCGGGCGACTGGTATCTGGGCGACCAGAGCACTGGCACGCGCTCCGTCGGCTTTGGTCTGCTGCCTTCGCAGCTGATCGGCCAATCCATCGTGTACAAAAACGGTCAGGCCGATATCACCGAAGGCGGCATTGCCGGCACCATCAATGTGGTCACGCGCAAGCCGCTGGATTTCAAGGCGCCCCTGACAGCCGAAGCGGCACTGGGCGGCGTGTATTCGACCAAGGCCGACAAGGTGGATGGCCAGCTCAGTGTCTTGGCCAACTGGAAGAACGCCAGCAACACCTTTGGCGTGCTGGTACAGGGCTTTAAGGAAGACCGTCACCTGCGTCGTGATGGCCTGGAAAACTTCGGTTCGGTCACCCTACTGAATCAGGATGCAGCCAATCCGACCAAGTGTTTCACCAGCGGCGGCCAGCAGTACTGCGGCAATGCTGATCTCAAGGGCAAGCGCGTCCCGCAAGGCCTGTTCACCTCGCTGTTCCAGGGTGAGCGCACACGTACGGGCGGCTTCATCAGTGCCCAGTTCCGTCCCAACGCCCAATGGGATCTGGCGCTGTCGGGTTTCCACTCGGAGCTGGAGGCCAGTAACACGATCAATAACTCGATCATGTGGATGAACCAGCTGAACCTCGGTGGTCTGCTGACCAACACCAAGGTCAACGGCGATGTGGTGACCTCGGCCACATTGATCCCAAATCCGGTGCGCGTGGTGGACCTGAGCGTGCCCGCCAACCTGGCCGCGCAAGGCAGCAATAACTGGGCGGCAGACTCGCGTCACCAGAACCGCCTTGGTGCGGGCTCGACCGCCGCCTTCTATGACTTTGACGTGAAGTTCCGCCAGAGCGACAAGTTGAGCTGGACCGCCAAGATCGGCCATACCGAAGGCACGGGCGAAACCCAGGCCAGCCCGGGCGTGATCTTCCGCGCCTATAACAAGCCGATCAGCTACGACGTCAGCGGCACCGATGGCTTCAGCTGGACCGTGCAGAATCTGGACCAGACCAAGCTCAACACAGCCGACTGGAAGCTGCAGACCGACATCCAGGGCGTGTTCCGCACCTTGGACAAGGAAACCTATGCCTATCTGGACGGCAAGTACGATCTGGATCGCGGGATCTTTACCAAGCTGAGCTTTGGTGGTCGCGCCAGCAAGCACTTCAACGAGCGCGTGCAAACCAACGGTGCCTGGAACTTCAAGACGACCGGCACGGGCGGTGCCTCGCTGGCCGAGCTGCAAACCCAGTTCCCGTCCAGCAGCCTGCCATTCGCCGGAGCCGGCAGCTTCCCTGCTGATTTCCTTGATGGCGTAGGTGGCAACTTCCCGCGTGATGCGGCGCTGCTGGACATGGAAGCCGTGCGCCAGTTCGGTCTCGCCAACATCAACTACGACCCGGTGCTCAACCGCGTCTGGACCGGAGGCGCCGAAGTTCGTGAAAAGAACACCGCCCTATACCTGATGAGCGATTTCGAACACGGTGATCTGAGCGGCAATATGGGTGTGCGCTGGGTGAATACGGATCTGGACGTCACCCAGTTCACCGCACTGGCCGCCAACCGGGTTTGTCCCGCACTGGCCGTGAGCTGCCCGACGATCAACCCCAATGTCGCCCCGGTCAAGAACCCGATCAGCAGCTCGCGCATGGGTGGCTACATGCCCGTATACAGCAGCACCGATCACAACGCCCTGCTGCCCAGCCTGAACCTGCGCTGGGCGCCCGATGGCAAGCTGGTCGTGCGCGGCTCCCTGTCGCGCACCATGGCGCGGCCCGAGTACAGCGAACTGGGTCGCGGCACCTCGTTCAACCTGACCGCCACGCCCAAGTTCGCCACCACCGGCAACCCCTACCTCCAGCCCATCATGGCCAATAATGCCGATGCCTCGGTCGCTTACTACTTTGGTACGCGCGCCTATGTGCAGGCCGGTATTTTCGGCCAGAAGCTGCAGAACTATGTCAAGGCGGGTACCGCTTACGGCAAGCTGATCAACCCGGATACCCAGCTTGAGGAAGACTTTGAGCTGCGTTCGTTCCGCGGTGTACGTGCCAAGGTACGTGGTGTGGAACTGTCGGGTGAAACGCCGATCGGCAAGGGCTTCGGCATCATCGCCAACGCCACTTACGTGGATGGCGAGGACCAGGACAAGGCCCCGCTGCTCAATGCCTCCAAGCTGACCTACAACCTGCGCGGCTATTTCGAGAACGACACCATCAGCGCCAGCCTGGCCTGGAACCACCGCAGCGAATACGCCACCGGCTTCTTCGGCAACGGTACCGTGACTGGCCCCAGCACCACCGCAGCGCGCAACGGCATGCTGCTGGCCGAAGCGCAGGGCAGCTTGTCGCTGTCGGCGAGCTACAAGTTCACCGACAACTTCCGCGTGACGCTCGATGCCAACAACCTCACCGATCCACAGCGCAAGTACTACATCCTCGACGAAGCCATGCCCTGGGGTTACTTCAAGAACGGTCGCCAGTACTACCTGACCGCTCGCCTGAAGTACTAA